In Planococcus citri chromosome 4, ihPlaCitr1.1, whole genome shotgun sequence, the genomic window GTAAATACCCAGTCGTATACTTTAGTTTAAAAGAAGCCATCGGCGATGACTTGGATTCCATCCGAGAGGGAGTTCGCAAATCTTTATCACGATCTTTCCAACAGCATAAATATCTCATTCATCAGGAACTGAAAAAGGAACATTATCGTAATTCAGAGCATTTACTCTTGTTCGAACAAATGCTCCATGGTACAGCAAAAAACGAAGACATGCCCGATGGGATAATTCTTCTATGCTGTACTTTGGAAGCGTATTTCCGTAAAAAACCCATCCTCTTGATCGACGACTACGACTCATTCATCCATCACTTGTTTCGACGTAATCGTCACAATTCGCAGGAACTCAAAGAAATCATGAAATTCATGGTTGAAATAGTGGACTCGGCGTTACGACAAAATCTCCACATGGATATCGGAATTGCCACCGGTGTATTGCAAATCAACGCTTACCAATGGCAATACCATAATTATACAGTCTACGTCAACGACCGAGATAAACCAATCAGCGAGTATTTCGGATTCAATAGATCTTCGGTACAGGAAATCTTCAACCAGGTTGGAATCTCCGCCGAACTTGCTTCAAAAGCACACAATTGGTACAAAGGGTACGCCTTTGAAGAGCCTAGCAAATTTTATTACAATCCTTGGTCCTTAGCTTGGTTTCTGCGAACTAAAAGCTTGCAATGCCATCGACAAGAAGGTCATCGCGAAACCTTCATTCAAAATGTTCTTCGAAATAATCAAACCATAAGGAATAATATTCTACAAGTGCTCAGCAGAATGATCGTATCTGCCGAGCATCATTATCCATACATGATAAACGATTTGGAAGGCATCAGACTTTACGGAAGTCATCTGATGACCTATTTAACCGATAAAGGATACCTATCCAAGATCTCCAACAATCCACTTTCCAATGGAACATCGCAGAATAAACTATTCATGGATTCCGTTTCCATTTCCAATAATGAAAACTTACATCAAGTAGCCAGTTGGATGATGGCCTACTGCGTACAAGAGTACGATATCCATCCGTTGGTTTTCAACTGGGCCGGAGTCTATTTGAAAAAGGTGATCGAAAGTCACTTCAACAGTTCCAATATTCAAACCTTTATAAAAACTTTAGAAAACGTTTATAAAAATGCGTCTGATCTTAGCAGTAAGATAAATCCATCCGATGAGTACATTTTCGCATCGCAAGAACACCCTGTTAATTTGATATTCGACTGTATCTGTTTGAGAATGCAACAAGAAACTTGGTACGAATACGAAGTATACTATAAGAAGTTACTCAAAGCGGATATTGTGGCGATAAATCGACAAAAGAAGCACGCAGCTATAATACAATTGAAATACAAGCACGATTCGCCAGAGCGTGCGATGGCTCatgctgaaatttaccaatttgttATCGATGAACATGCCAATGATGATGTGGAAACTTTGCTACTGGTCGGAATTAGCGTTTCGACGAATTATACTGTTCGTATGGATACAAATTTGATCGAGAGGAAGTCTCGAAGACCTATAGTCACTTGATGGGATCCGATTGCGCGAGGATTGAAAACTACATGTGGGAGTTGTCACTTATATCCAAAGTTATGGCAGTCTATAGTGAGCCTTTAGGGGTCCATGACCTAATTCTTCGTCCTCATTATACTGATGAAGCGCTAAAGTTGGATCacaaaatatttatgaaaaagtgaactcagcccatgaattttttcaaaatttgaaaattgtactCTATGTTTATTGAATATTAATCCAGAAATAGAAGCAGTTGAttctaaaattgcaaattgttCATCTATGTATTTGTAGaccaaaataaattccaaacaccccctcccccttttccgaactgaaaaatcgttttttattcaaaatatacGTAACTAGGTCGTAAAAAATCGATTCGATTTGACTAAATTGCGGAATGCGGATggaaattttgcccaaaattcatttctaactaatatttgattcaatttgaatttcttacgaaaattttccctaccattttttagaataaaaattgattagttTTGAATAGCAAAgacaaattctcaaaagtttATTTATCTAAATTCAATTCCGAAATTTACTGagctgaaattaaattttatgtaaattgcAACTTCCTTACAACCATAAAATTTATTAggttaaaattcaattttattggaaaaacaaatttcctcaaaaattaatttgactAAAAATCCGATCGAATTTGAATAACCAATGAATTAAAAGCCTCCACAAAAAATCATGATGGTACAATTTGGTTCCATTTTAactggaaatgaaaattgtccctaaaatttatttcttttgaataggaaatatttcttaaaatttacaaaaggaaattttaattttaatcaaattacaGAGACAAATTCCTCCTCTCATAAATTAGATTGAACTGAAACTGAATTTGATTCGAACCAAcagcaaatgaaaattttacgtaaaagCTTATTTGCCTAAAAATTCGAtcctatttaaattttcaatgaaaaatctcgTCAAAATCAACTgggcaaaaatttaaattgtttgGCGTTATGAACAATTTTAATAGCATCTCAAAGGCAAGTTCCTTCTCCTCCCCTCCAAAATTGAATTGGGCTAAAACTCGATTTGATTCGAACATCAAATGAACATTTCCCACATAaatttatttgacaaaaaatgtaatcagatttaaattttaagtGAAAAACCCCCTCAAAATTAACGGgcaaaaattccatttattCTGAATtggaaatgaacattttttcgaaaatttattgggttaaaatttaattctcataACATTGCAAAGACAAATTCCTCTTCTCCTCCCCTTCCCTCCCCACCCAAATTAATTGGGCTAAAACTCGATTTGATTCGAAcagcagatgaaaatttttccccaaTCTTATTCGACTGAAATTTCGATCGTGAATAAGAAATCTCCTCAAAATgaattgggaaaaaatactatttctattttgaattgaaaatgaaaatgaaaaatttaattgggctaaaattcaattttgatgaaattgcaatgaaaaatttctactcCCCCACCAAATTTATCGGATAAGAATTCggttcaattttaattgaaaatgaaaatatgtaaacttgaaaatttctacttatcATGAATTGGAAAAGAAAACTTTCCCTTCCCCTCACTTCTCTCTTCTTCCATTTATTGGGCTAAAATCGCCAAGCCAAAGTCCTCCTTTCTCCACCAAATTTCTTGGACTGAAGTTTGATTTGGATTGCAAAGATAAATGCCTCCTTCCCTCCCTAAATTTATTCATGcagaatttgatttgatttcgaggacaaatgataatttttcccaaaatttatacgacttcgaattgaaaaatgaaaattctcccCAAAACTTATTGAATTATTGCAATAAATTCAACtcaatttcaacagaaaaataaatcctcttcaaaatttattgggctaaaatttcatttctattgaattataaatgaaaaatcttcccaaaatttgttcaagttacaaaatttcatgccaactccccccctccccgagttgcaaataaaaattctcatcgAAATTCATTGGGCCAAAATGTAATTCAACTTGAATTATTGCAAATAAAAAATgctctcaaaatttaatttcattaggatttcgaatgaaaatttttcctctttaTTTATGTAGCTAAAATTTAAATCGATTCGAATCGCAAATGGAAATTCGATATAAGTATTACAGAAGGGGATAGCGGTGCAAAAATTCCTCAATACCTCAATcctcagtttcaaaataaattacaaaaaagtttgTCCCTCGGAAATTTTTGAGATGACGTTTTAAAACGTGTTTCTATCCGAATCAAAAAACATGGCATCAATTGCATCAATTCTCGAACCctttgaaacaatttgaaaatatttgacaGTGAATAAGGCCCCTCCTCTCTCCCCGCACCCTTGTTTTggatagaatttttcaatacatataatttttgacaagggtcaaagcaaaaaaattcagattggTTCTACCACCAATTTTGTCTTTATTGTATATTATTGGTTATTCCTACAAATGAGTAACTCAGTACGAAATACTATCCCTCTTCTGTTTTAGgtaaattcaattcatttattcTCACTGGTTGTCGAATTAATCAATTTCACCAAGATCGCGACAATGACCTCGATAAAACTCCCAATCACTTTGATCTGTATCTGGACACtacaaaattcaaatccaatcaTTTCGGCAGCTCAAATCAATAAACCAATACGTCACACCGATGTGGCCATCAGAGAAAACGTCGAAGACTTAACCAAATGCACCTATTTAGAAGCCAAAACATTCTTACAATTGGTCCAAAACAGCGATCTATTCGTCGACACTAGTTTATTCATCAAAGAAGCATTGGACGTAATGAATCGACTCAATATAATCGTTATTCCgtccaattttggtaaatccatCAATCTCGacatgtataaaaattttctacaaatacCACTCGACGAGGAGGGGAATCCAATGGGAGAAGCCGAATTCCGCAACGCTTCCatttataaattattcaaattcggCGAAATCGAACTGGAAAATGGTCAAAAGGTGAAATTACAACAGCGTTTGCAAATCTCCAAATATGACGATATCATCGAAACCTACGTAGGTAACTTGCCGGTAATAAAGgtggatttttcgaaaatttgcaccCATGATGTTTCGAAAATAGAGCAAGAAATATGGAAAGCGATCAGGCAAGCGTATCAAGAACATACGTACTTGGTGAAATTTCTAGAACAGAATGAACCAGAGCCTGATGCTTTGAATCAATTCAAAAGTATTCTCGAGGGAAATGCCACAAACGTTACACTTCCCGAAGCATTGGTTTTTTTATCAGGACAACTGGTtaagaaattcgccaaaaagaAAGTAGTAATTTTAATCGATAACGAAGACGTACCAATAAATTGCCTAAAATCGCATTACACGATAACTAAACGTGAAATAGGTAAAATACACAATCTCATGTATAAATTCCTGAAGAACACATTTATGAGTAATCCTTTCTTACATCACGGTCTAGTCACCTCGAGTGAGCCTTTGACTAGTGATTCGAGTAATTATAAAATACTCAAAGATAGAAATACCATTAAGAGCCACGATCCTCTGAGTCATTATTTTGGATTGACCAATACGACTCTGTATTTATTATGTGACAAGTTCAAAGTTCCGGTACCTTCTTGGTCGAGAGACGAGTTTTTGAAATCAGATCCATCGAAAGATTGGTGGTATCAAGGGAAAAGTTGGACGGACGAGAAACGCGACGAGGTGTTCGTGGAATTTGGCGCCGTTTTGAAGTATTTGATGAAAGAGCacgagaaattgagaaaatcagcGAAAGTATCGTCCTAGCTAACATGAATAATttcttaaataaaatttttccaatttgtatTCTTAGTTGgcacaattttttgcttttcaagcAATATCAGTCTGTTGTCGTTTTAGACGAGTTCGCGttttgtagatttttgagaCAGAAAAtgtgcttttgaaaattcaaaatgataaaatacttATGCTTTGGAAACATTAAACATAATAATTGATatttaatgactttttttcttttcaatgcaccgcagaaaaaaacacaaaaaatgtcactcattcaattttttatccaacaAGGGAATTATCCCAACTGGCACAATAATTTTTGCATTGTACAAAGTAGATTCGAAAGAGGATcacaaaatacaccaccatcagagaaacgaaaatttcaagagctgaaattcattattagatttttacagtacctaacaagggaacatcttgaggtgtcacactccgatttgaacaggaccgcgatttttggaaagagcttagtctaaaacccccaaaaccaattAATTtacagctgcccaagttcatttttgactgtttttggcgattaatgctttttttaaaaaagtacgtacttgatcaacaaaaatggtcaaaataagtaccaaaactaatatcaattacccaaatccaaatttcaccatttccagtcattctggagcctccagcccgatttttcaatttctccagaattttgaatttgctcctgaaggcgtgaatatgaagttgggctgctaaaaatcgagttgtgtattatactcgacctgatcaacgagtttatctacatttgagccgattttgggagtgatacttcaagagtggttttttgaccagcttttttcaaaattaaaaaatccaaaaaatcaaaagtttcccgtttgtgtggaaatttttgaaattcacgcgataagctgtattttgtccaaaactaaccccccccccaaatccaaatttcacaatttccagcctttctggagcctccagcgcgatttttcaatttctccagaagtttgaatttgctccagaaggcgtgaatatgcagttgggcagctaaaaatcgagttgtctattatactcgacctgtttaacgagtttatccacatttgagccgattttgagagtgataCATCAAGTCTGGTTTATTAaccagctttttttaaaattaaaaaatcaaaaaaatcaaaagataaccgtttgtgaagaacatttttgaaatttgtgcgaatcgctgtatttcttcaagaactaactcccggagcgcaaattctaccatttccagccgtctTGGAGcgaaagtgacacctcaaaaaaccactcttgagctgtcactcccaaaatcggctcaaatgtggataaactcgttaaacaggtcgagtataataaacaactcgatttttagttgcccaactgcatattcacgccttctggagcaaattcaaaattctggagaaattgaaaaatcgcgctggaggctccagaatggctggaaattgtgaaatttggattggggggttaattacggacaaaatacagcgattcgcgtgaatttcaaaaatttccacacaaacgggaaacttttgattttttggattttgtaatttttaaaaaagctggtcaaataGCCACCTttaaggtgtcactctcaaaatcggctcaaatgtggataaactcgttaaacagatcgagtgtaatatacaactcgatttttagctgcccaacttcatattcacgccttttggagcaaattcaaaattctggagaaattgaaaaatcgcgctggagactcctggaaatggtgaaatttggatttgggtaattaatattacttTTGGGActgcataaatcgccaaaaacagtcaattttgaattttcaaaaattcgccaaaaatcgaaaaatgaacttgggcagctgaaaatttggttttggaggttttaccgttttagactatgctcttttcaaaaatcgcgttcccgttcaaatcggagtgtgacacctcaagaggttccctaaTTAtataactttagtaaccaaaaaagatcaagaaagtaaccaaaaagcaTGCCAAAAAGTTACAAGACCTAATAATAAGcaaaagactttttggcaatcacTGGCGAgaaattatgctttttttcaaatttttgtccgAAAAGTAAGACTAAAGGTATTTTGCAactttatagcaatttttgacatgaaagtgaaaatttttgacaattttgagcgaagaagcaaaattttgacaacttcagcaaaagaaaaagcttttttttaaatcaatttttggcaacaaacgagactttttgaaattacaagcAAGAAaggtatacttttttgaaatttctgccaaaaagtgataataaaataaatgttgaaaagtatCGAGTACAAGATctgtttttaatgaatttacatataaaaattcagaggcatttttcatgaaaaaaagagattaaattgacataaaaggctgaaactttttttctaccttattttggctatttttgacctctcgagtcgattagtgatggtttcgaaccattctaGAGCCCGCAGAAGATTTCTAGATTCAAAAACCTGTAAATCCTACCTttggttaaaataaaattcagcacctaCAAACTCAAATTCACTATCTTTGTGATGCCAGAACATTTTAATGGAGAAACAAATCATAAAATAgactttttgatcatttttggcaaaaaagtaagtaaggatttttgcaatttctggtgaaaaaagtcatttttttggcaaaataaaatgagattgacaatttttacaaaaggaatgtttttctgaaaatttctggcaaaaaagtaaatactttttgaattcttgaaaaaaaaaatgtaaaagttgaaaatttgaaaacttgaacaaaaattggcaacttttgggaattcttgaaatttttggcaattttaggtaAAACAAAACGAGGCTTTTagacgatttttcgaaaaaagtgaaaccttttggaatttctgacaaattttcggtaaaaagcaagaatgacaattttagcagataGTATGAATTCCTGACAATTATTTAtactggcaaaaaaatggtaaagtactttttcgcaacttttgtTGAAGGTGGAagatttttcagttaaaaagtgagctattttggcattttttgaggCCAAAAACAGggaaattttgggtaattcttatggaaaaaatgaatacttacttcccgaaatttttttgcataagaaTGACaattataagtatttttatcaagaaacgaccctatttgaaaattttgacaaaacgtgaaattttttgccatttttggcagaaaggcagattttgataatttaagcAAAAGGCAGggcgaatttcattttcaccataCTTAAGTATAGGTAGcgtttttttgaagaatgaaaaatccaAAGGTCTGTTGGAGGCtgcagaactgttcaaaatcatcaccaattgACTCGAGAGATCAAAAACAAGATACAGACCAAATTACAGCTTCTTAtgctaatttgatcaaattttgattttttttcataatacctAAATGCaccttttagaatttttaaaaattctccaaaaatctaaaaatgaatttcagcacctggaATTATTGCTGAGGGTGTATTTTGGTATCCTTTCTCGATTTCTGTCTACCGTTTATTTTACCTGAGAAATGAAAGAACAATTTTCTACCTCACTTCACTTATCATTTTCTGTGaataaataataggtaggtagctaagtACCTAACAAAATTTCGGAGTGACctattatttcatcattttcatatAAGTTGGTTTTCGTTTTGTTCCAGACAAACTACCCTTAAAAAACATGATGATCTCCCTTTTTCATTGAAGGCTCCTAGTcgtaaaatacatacaaaaatgcTGCCAGTCGGGACGATTATTTTCCTATACTGGTTATCGATACCTTCGACTCAATGCGCGCAATGGGCACTGGCGCTGAAAGATCCACTCCACGAATACTCGATTAGCATGGGAGCAACTTCGTTCAAAGATCTCGTAACCAAAAGCAGCGTGTTTGTGGACAAAACGTTGTTTATTCGGGACGTGCTAAATAACCCCGATGAAAGCGAGATCATACTGTGCCCGCAACAATGGGGACGTACCATGAATCTAGACATGCTGAAAAACTTCCTGGAAATTCGAGTGAATGCGCGAGGTCGACGTCTTCCTCGTCATTTAAAATGCCCCATTTACAGGTTCTTCGTTCTGGGCGAGGTACAGTTCAATAAAAACGACCCACTCGAGTATCTCACGGCACCTTTACTTATCTCCAATTACACAATGTTGATCGAAGATTACCTCGGGAATTACCCGGTGATTTACCTGAGTCTCAAAGACGTCGTGGGTAATTCGTATTTGGAGGTGAAACGACGTCTGCAGCATGTCTTAAGTCGAGCTTTTCGGCAACATAAATATCTTGTGAATGTCTATCGCAAGAAGAACAATACCATAACAATGGCCAAATTCACCGATCACTTGTATCCTAGAGACAGTACGGATGTGGCGGGAAGTTTGAATTATCTCTGCGAGCTACTCTACGATACGTATaaacaaaaagttttcattttgatcgACGATCACGATGCGCCCATACAGAGCGCTCTACAGAATTCAAATATGGATAAAAACGATTACGGTCCGATTCTAGATCTTCTGGAATCTCTATTCAAGTGGACCCTGGTACAGAATCCGT contains:
- the LOC135843902 gene encoding uncharacterized protein LOC135843902 isoform X1; this translates as MIPITNLFQLLPTYTVIILLLTTHSVDLDQSSEYFDESSSERIERPKVYTSLAIKEGVDKLDGINGTIIIGASTYWDLVKGSKIFLDTSLFIEEVLKNYTSATTLLVCPNKWGKTMNLDMLKFFLEIQVDQDGNKLPRENTTSYRLFKRSEIVYNDTFTRKLQSPLLISKKTVLVDRHQGKYPVVYFSLKEAIGDDLDSIREGVRKSLSRSFQQHKYLIHQELKKEHYRNSEHLLLFEQMLHGTAKNEDMPDGIILLCCTLEAYFRKKPILLIDDYDSFIHHLFRRNRHNSQELKEIMKFMVEIVDSALRQNLHMDIGIATGVLQINAYQWQYHNYTVYVNDRDKPISEYFGFNRSSVQEIFNQVGISAELASKAHNWYKGYAFEEPSKFYYNPWSLAWFLRTKSLQCHRQEGHRETFIQNVLRNNQTIRNNILQVLSRMIVSAEHHYPYMINDLEGIRLYGSHLMTYLTDKGYLSKISNNPLSNGTSQNKLFMDSVSISNNENLHQVASWMMAYCVQEYDIHPLVFNWAGVYLKKVIESHFNSSNIQTFIKTLENVYKNASDLSSKINPSDEYIFASQEHPVNLIFDCICLRMQQETWYEYEVYYKKLLKADIVAINRQKKHAAIIQLKYKHDSPERAMAHAEIYQFVIDEHANDDVETLLLVGISVSTNYTVRMDTNLIERKSRRPIVT